A single window of Scomber scombrus chromosome 12, fScoSco1.1, whole genome shotgun sequence DNA harbors:
- the ppp1r21 gene encoding protein phosphatase 1 regulatory subunit 21 has translation MANVTDLQTKYSKLAQEYSKLRAQNQVLKKAVVDEQANSTSLKDQLKQRDQSLRKQEQEMDSLSFRNQQLAKRVELLQEELAVSEAKGRKGKTKGDSPSQHGMQTQNVFDEDLQKKIEENERLHIQFYEADEQHKRQEGELKARLEELEKDSQQHQAVVDGLTSKYMETIERLQSDKARLEVKAQTLERESKECRLRTDECQQQLRRCQSELNRQVKQSSSVIQEKVPFNDTKFSDFNSLNVPPHNRRHQLKARDVAGQALGFIQDLVAALLNFHSYTEQRVHIYPLDSSIEQISPLNQKFSQYLHENAAYVRPLEDSFLQLHQSITEDTVTVLETVVKLKGFADNFSSYTHFLQKILPYQLKSLEEECEAPLCTAALRAKNQELQNDMKKVTSVFEKLQNYINLLALPSVQQDAMPQSSTSAVFTQLAACLHSLHDAIKEMSKHYNQKAGLEQELPTVTQKLCTTTECLLGSLGSLNSSTGKIATFFSNNLDFFTSSGYSPRGSTAALNPLQAESMLANKKKAAAYIHAIRKTRPQSVPYREALSNRRILTSSTESREGLTQQVQQSQEKIARLEQEKEHWLLEAQLGKVRLEKENQRIADLETQLAAALGGSPNSQTAAAGTLAQSHDEADTELKAAGKESTLCTSLVGMLCTTPTVEHVGDEESREHLIKTHYMTRVGELTTQLQISDSKAVHFHSECRALAKRLAIAEKSRETLSEEVKLANQNITRLQDELATTKRSYEDQLSMMSDHLCSMNETLSKQREEIDTLKLGNKGNAKKNKGR, from the exons CTCCGTGCCCAGAACCAGGTGCTGAAGAAGGCAGTCGTGGATGAACAGGCCAACTCTACCTCCTTAAAG GACCAGCTGAAGCAGCGGGACCAGAGCCTGAGAAAGCAGGAGCAGGAGATGGACAGTCTCAGCTTCAGAAACCAACAGCTGGCCAAGAGGGTGGAGCTGCTTCAGGAAGAGCTGGCTGTCAGTGAAGCCAAGGGCAGAAAGGGGAAG ACTAAAGGAGATTCCCCCTCACAGCATGGCATGCAGACCCAgaatgtttttgatgaggaccTGCAAAAAAAGATAGAAGAGAATGAGCGACTTCATATCCAA TTCTACGAAGCAGACGAGCAGCACAAGAGGCAGGAGGGTGAGCTGAAGGCTCGGCTTGAGGAACTGGAGAAAGACTCTCAGCAGCACCAGGCTGTGGTGGACGGACTCACCTCTAAGTACATGGAAACTATCGAGAGGCTGCAGAGTGACAAGGCACGCTTAGAG GTGAAGGCACAGACTCTGGAGAGAGAATCGAAAGAGTGTAGGTTGCGAACAGATGAGTG TCAGCAGCAGTTGAGGCGATGCCAGTCGGAACTCAACAGGCAGGTGAAGCAAAGCAGCAGTGTTATCCAGGAGAAAGTGCCCTTCAATGACACCA AATTTAGTGACTTCAACAGTCTAAATGTGCCACCACACAATCGCAGGCATCAG CTCAAAGCACGGGATGTTGCAGGTCAGGCTTTGGGCTTCATTCAGGACCTCGTGGCTGCTCTGCTGAACTTCCACTCGtacacagagcagagagtgcACATCTATCCCTTGGACTCCTCTATTGAGCAAATCTCCCCTCTGAACCAGAAG TTTTCCCAGTATCTTCATGAAAACGCAGCCTATGTGCGCCCCCTGGAGGACAGCTTCCTGCAGTTACACCAAAGCATCACAGAGGACACCGTTACAGTGCTG GAGACTGTGGTCAAGCTGAAGGGATTTGCTGATAACTTCTCTTCGTACACCCATTTTCTACAAAAGATTCTTCCCTACCAGCTGAAAAG CCTGGAAGAAGAGTGTGAAGCACCTCTTTGTACTGCCGCCCTTCGTGCGAAAAACCAGGAGCTGCAGAATGACATGAAGAAAGTAACTTCTGTctttgagaagctgcagaacTACATTAACCTTTTGGCCTTACCCA GTGTTCAGCAGGATGCCATGCCACAGAGCAGCACCTCCGCCGTCTTCACCCAGCTGGCTGCCTGCCTGCACAGTCTTCACGACGCCATTAAAG AAATGTCAAAGCACTACAACCAGAAGGCCGGCTTAGAGCAGGAGCTCCCAACTGTCACCCAGAAGCTCTGCACCACAACAGAGTGTCTGCTGGGATCTTTGGGCTCGCTGAACAGCAGCACCGGCAAG ATCGCCACTTTTTTCAGCAACAACTTGGACTTCTTCACGTCATCAGGCTACAGTCCAAGAGGCAGCACAGCAGCCCTCAACCCCTTGCAAGCAGAGAGCATGCTGGCCAACAAAAAGAAAGCAGCTGCCTATATTCACGCTATCAGAAAG acCAGGCCACAGTCTGTTCCATACAGAGAAGCCTTATCAAACCGTCGTATACTCACCAGCTCCACCGAGAGTAGAGAAGGTCTCACTCAGCAG GTGCAGCAGAGCCAGGAGAAGATTGCTCGGCTGGAGCAGGAGAAGGAGCACTGGCTCCTGGAGGCCCAGCTGGGGAAGGTGCGGCTTGAAAAGGAGAACCAGCGCATTGCAGACCTGGAAACACAGCTCGCAGCAGCTCTAGGGGGAAGTCCAAACTCGCAAACAGCTGCAGCCGGTACACTCGCACAGAGTCACGATGAAGCAGATACAGAGCTGAAAGCTGCAGGAAAAGAGTCAACGCTGTGCACCAGCCTG GTCGGCATGTTGTGCACAACACCCACAGTTGAGCAT GTGGGAGACGAGGAGTCCAGGGAGCATCTTATAAAGACTCACTACATGACCAGAGTGGGGGAGCTCACCACTCAGCTCCAGATTTCTGACAGTAAAGCAGTTCACTTCCACTCTGAG TGTCGCGCTTTGGCCAAGAGATTAGCTATTGCAGAGAAATCGCGGGAGACGCTGAGCGAGGAGGTCAAACTGGCTAATCAGAACATCACACGCTTGCAG GATGAGTTGGCTACGACTAAAAGGAGCTACGAAGACCAGCTGAGCATGATGAGCGACCACCTGTGTAGTATGAACGAGACGCTGagcaaacagagagaggaaatcGACACGCTTAAACTGGGCAACAAG gGAAACGCCAAAAAGAACAAAGGTCGCTAG
- the LOC133991626 gene encoding stonin-1, which produces MCSTNHSNWVTFEDDNTPLSSPQKPQQSPGLIKSSVPRPNGLKLVLPPIRDTSWSFNSSLESPQSQTSLSGSSCVPCNTPFCTPVSGVPSSASPFHSGTLEKNNFFRSLSSTSTTSVPSPAPEAPSQTSDGPSPFPSFQGRSGHFNPFWDDSRHSADVGSSSSDSESENALPRFFIRTKDGSEPPRDHFQNSFSYVCDKLEGLQTETDHEAGTEGEGERRLSCKNEVLSEGSSQFVPRGLFRSQKTDGWAVMLRIPEKKNRMSSRQWGPIHLRLLAGGVLQMYYEKGLEKPFKEFQLLPQCRLSDLKLESHGEPRKVLTLKVEHYSYTEKKRYHPKLEVNHEAEVDQLLKFGSTVHEDMEDLVVSMEEEIFKLSVPHQQRRHYEEQELALQITDHIWIQLDKCGGVMERTASTQIHCLAFLNGLGDCFLALNDLGLLRSNSSYGSEEGSELWMEITDCHFHKCVNETEFQRSRLIKFSPPDACRVELMRYKTMLLGCTEIPFSIKAVVTVQGAYVELQAFINMSGSFSSTGVSDSYPLCENVVIRVPVPGDWVKVTQTVALLRQRSLKARMNRNACLGSISAADSQPVMQVSIGTVKYENVYSAVVWRIDRLPAKNTAVDHPHSFSCKLELGSDQEIPNDWYPFVTMECEIMGAVVSQTRVKSLGTVNDIQPQKHVTSWTRYHCQVEVEKKWIETESQRQSGCMTQ; this is translated from the exons ATGTGTTCTACGAATCACTCAAACTGGGTCACATTTGAAGATGACAACACACCACTCTCGTCACCTCAGAAGCCCCAGCAGTCACCAGGGCTTATCAAATCATCGGTACCACGTCCCAATGGACTGAAATTAGTGCTTCCTCCGATCAGAGACACTTCCTGGAGCTTCAACAGTTCCCTGGAATCCCCTCAAAGCCAAACAAGTCTCAGTGGCAGTTCCTGTGTACCATGTAACACACCCTTTTGCACTCCTGTAAGTGGGGTTCCTAGCAGCGCATCCCCATTTCACTCTGGCACGTTGGAAAAGAACAACTTTTTCCGCAGTTTGTCGAGCACATCCACCACCTCTGTTCCCTCGCCTGCACCAGAGGCCCCGAGTCAAACCTCAGATGGACCAAGccctttcccttctttccaGGGCCGCTCAGGACACTTTAACCCCTTTTGGGATGACTCTAGACACAGCGCAGATGTGGGCAGCTCCTCCTCAGACTCAGAATCTGAAAACGCCCTACCACGTTTCTTTATTCGGACCAAAGACGGCAGTGAGCCTCCACGCGATCACTTCCAGAACTCCTTCTCTTATGTTTGCGACAAACTGGAAGGACTACAAACAGAGACGGACCACGAAGCAGGTACTGAAGGAGAAGGGGAGAGGCGGCTAAGTTGCAAAAACGAGGTACTAAGTGAGGGCTCATCTCAGTTTGTTCCTCGGGGGTTGTTTCGCAGCCAGAAGACAGACGGCTGGGCAGTGATGCTCAGAATTCCAGAAAAAAAGAACCGCATGTCCTCCAGACAGTGGGGTCCCATCCATCTCCGCTTGTTGGCAGGAGGCGTGCTGCAGATGTACTATGAGAAAGGGCTGGAAAAACCTTTCAAAGAGTTCCAGCTTCTCCCTCAATGTAGGCTCTCAGACCTCAAACTGGAAAGCCATGGCGAGCCCCGCAAAGTCCTCACACTAAAAGTAGAACATTACTCATACACAGAAAAGAAACGTTACCACCCGAAGCTGGAGGTTAATCATGAGGCGGAGGTGGACCAGCTGCTCAAGTTTGGCTCCACGGTACACGAAGATATGGAGGACCTGGTCGTCTCCATGGAGGAGGAAATCTTCAAACTGTCCGTGCCCCACCAACAGAGGCGGCACTATGAGGAGCAGGAGCTGGCGTTGCAGATCACAGATCATATATGGATACAACTGGATAAGTGTGGAGGAGTGATGGAGCGGACAGCCTCCACACAGATTCACTGTCTCGCATTTCTGAACGGATTAGGGGATTGTTTTCTCGCACTGAATGACCTCGGGCTGCTACGCTCCAACTCCAGCTACGGCTCCGAGGAGGGCAGTGAACTCTGGATGGAGATCACAGACTGCCATTTTCACAAATGTGTGAACGAGACGGAGTTTCAGAGGTCCCGACTGATTAAGTTCTCCCCTCCTGATGCGTGTAGGGTGGAGCTGATGCGCTACAAGACGATGCTTTTGGGTTGCACAGAAATTCCCTTCTCAATCAAAGCCGTGGTCACAGTTCAAGGCGCCTACGTGGAGCTCCAGGCCTTTATCAACATGTCGGGGAGCTTCTCCTCCACGGGGGTGTCTGACTCGTACCCACTGTGTGAGAATGTGGTGATACGTGTGCCGGTGCCGGGCGATTGGGTCAAAGTGACACAAACGGTAGCCTTACTGCGACAGAGGTCACTAAAGGCCCGCATGAACAGAAATGCTTGCTTGGGCTCCATCAGTGCTGCAGATTCACAGCCTGTCATGCAGGTTTCTATCGGCACAGTCAAGTATGAGAATGTATATTCGGCCGTCGTCTGGAGGATCGACAGACTGCCTGCAAAGAATACAg CTGTGGATCATCCTCATTCATTTTCCTGCAAGCTAGAGCTGGGATCTGATCAGGAGATCCCAAATGACTGGTACCCTTTTGTCACGATGGAATGTGAAATAATGGGCGCAGTTGTGTCGCAGACCAGAGTCAAGTCACTGGGCACTGTGAATGACATCCAGCCACAGAAACATGTGACCAGTTGGACGCGGTATCATTGTCAG GTGGAAGTGGAGAAGAAATGGATTGAAACGGAGTCACAGAGGCAATCTGGGTGTATGACACAGTGA